The following coding sequences lie in one Loxodonta africana isolate mLoxAfr1 chromosome X, mLoxAfr1.hap2, whole genome shotgun sequence genomic window:
- the AVPR2 gene encoding vasopressin V2 receptor: MAVPYSLGPIPPGPYGPGGWYLRANLYPCGFPGDLGAAALGARKGEAGSGRRDPVPRGTTLCLGPLQSPFPNLALAFHPWPAGPGPLSRPSSPSNSSEEEPDPRDPLLARAELALLSTVFVAVTLSNGLVLGALVRRGRRGHWAPMHIFIGHLCLADLAVALFQVLPQLAWDATDRFWGPDVLCRAVKYLQMVGMYASSYMILAMTLDRHRAICRPMLAYRHGGGARWNRPVLVAWACSLLLSLPQLFIFAQRDVGDGSGVLDCWARFAEPWGLRAYVTWIALMVFVAPALGIAACQVLIFREIHASLVPGPSERARGRRSRHRPGGPSEGARVSAAMAKTVRMTLVIVIVYVLCWAPFFLVQLWAAWDPEAPREGPPFVLLMLLASLNSCTNPWIYASFSSSVSSELRSLLCCSGRRRAPPSLGPQDESCATASSSLAKERSF; the protein is encoded by the exons ATGGCTGTACCCTACTCACTGGGCCCCATCCCTCCCGGGCCATACGGCCCTGGCGGATGGTACCTGAGGGCAAATCTATACCCATGTGGCTTCCCTGGAGACCTCGGTGCTGCAGCTCTGGGCGCCAGGAAGGGGGAGGCAGGATCGGGGAGGAGGGACCCTGTCCCGCGTGGCACCACCTTGTGCCTGGGTCCCCTGCAGAGCCCCTTCCCTAACTTGGCTCTCGCCTTCCACCCCTGGCCAGCTGGGCCTGGGCCCCTCTCTCGGCCCAGCTCCCCCAGCAACAGCAGCGAGGAGGAGCCGGACCCTCGGGACCCACTGCTGGCCCGGGCTGAGCTGGCCCTGCTCTCGACAGTTTTTGTGGCTGTGACCCTGAGCAATGGCCTGGTGCTGGGCGCTCTGGTGCGGCGGGGGCGGCGGGGCCACTGGGCGCCCATGCACATCTTCATCGGTCACTTGTGCCTGGCTGACCTGGCAGTGGCCTTGTTCCAAGTGCTACCCCAATTGGCGTGGGATGCCACTGACCGCTTCTGGGGGCCAGACGTCTTGTGCCGGGCCGTCAAATACCTGCAGATGGTGGGCATGTATGCCTCCTCCTACATGATCCTGGCCATGACCCTGGACCGACACCGTGCCATCTGCCGCCCCATGCTGGCCTACCGCCATGGTGGCGGGGCTCGCTGGAACCGGCCGGTACTGGTTGCCTGGGCCTGCTCACTCCTCCTCAGCCTGCCACAGCTCTTCATCTTCGCTCAGCGCGACGTGGGGGACGGCAGTGGCGTCCTCGACTGCTGGGCCCGTTTTGCTGAGCCCTGGGGCCTCCGTGCCTATGTCACCTGGATCGCCCTAATGGTGTTTGTGGCTCCTGCCCTGGGCATTGCTGCCTGCCAGGTGCTCATCTTCCGGGAGATTCATGCCAGCCTGGTGCCAGGGCCATCAGAGAGGGCTAGGGGGCGGCGCAGCAGGCACCGGCCAGGCGGCCCCAGCGAGGGAGCCCGAGTGTCGGCAGCTATGGCCAAGACCGTGAGAATGACATTGGTGATCGTGATCGTGTATGTGCTGTGCTGGGCCCCCTTCTTCCTTGTGCAGCTGTGGGCAGCGTGGGACCCAGAGGCCCCTCGGGAAG GGCCCCCCTTCGTGCTGCTCATGCTGCTGGCCAGCCTCAACAGCTGCACCAACCCCTGGATCTACGCCTCCTTCAGCAGCAGTGTCTCCTCGGAGCTTCGCAGCCTGTTGTGCTGCAGCGGCCGGAGGCGCGCCCCTCCCAGCCTGGGGCCCCAGGATGAGTCCTGTGCTACGGCCAGCTCCTCCCTGGCCAAGGAGCGGTCCTTCTAA